A single genomic interval of Microbacterium oleivorans harbors:
- a CDS encoding TetR/AcrR family transcriptional regulator, whose amino-acid sequence MPSATRTSRAAARGPYAKSARTRTLILDAAFAVFAGAGYRSGSLREIAERVEMSEAGLLHHFRTKAQLLLAVLDHRDELAQSRFEFDAHSGRRALEDLVALADYNSTIPGVIELFCTLSAESTSPDHPAHEFFRNRYVRSRQLVVDALTVIGTEGGLRPGVDIRSAAARSIAVWDGLQIQWLLDRSSLDMADELRACFDELLVHDLAAPQRAVAV is encoded by the coding sequence ATGCCGAGCGCCACCCGGACCTCGCGCGCCGCCGCCCGCGGCCCGTACGCGAAGAGCGCCCGCACCCGCACTCTGATCCTCGATGCCGCCTTCGCCGTCTTCGCCGGCGCCGGGTACCGCAGCGGCTCGCTGCGCGAGATCGCCGAGCGCGTCGAGATGAGCGAGGCCGGCCTGCTGCACCACTTCCGCACCAAGGCGCAGCTGCTGCTCGCCGTCCTCGACCACCGCGACGAGCTCGCACAGAGCCGGTTCGAGTTCGACGCCCACTCCGGCCGGCGTGCTCTGGAAGACCTCGTCGCGCTCGCGGACTACAACTCCACGATCCCGGGAGTCATCGAGCTGTTCTGCACTCTGTCGGCCGAGTCCACTTCCCCCGACCATCCGGCCCACGAGTTCTTCCGGAACCGGTATGTGCGCAGCCGCCAGCTCGTCGTCGATGCACTGACGGTGATCGGGACCGAGGGGGGCCTGCGGCCCGGCGTCGACATCCGCAGTGCGGCCGCACGCTCGATCGCCGTCTGGGACGGACTCCAGATCCAGTGGCTGCTGGACCGCTCGAGCCTCGACATGGCCGACGAGCTGCGCGCCTGCTTCGACGAGCTGCTCGTGCACGACCTCGCCGCCCCCCAGCGAGCCGTCGCCGTCTGA
- a CDS encoding septum formation family protein — translation MTLSRRLAVLPIAALVVALVATGCSGSPFSSAQAPVRDESGAITETNESTDVFALRVGDCLLDAGSMDTEVSETPTVPCAEAHDYEAYEAQDIPGEEFPGDEAVATQAEQVCYDAFTPFVGMSYEESVLNFNYFVPTAASWDAGDREILCLVYDEAAQTTGSLAGVAR, via the coding sequence GTGACCCTCTCCCGCCGCCTCGCCGTCCTGCCCATCGCCGCCCTCGTCGTCGCGCTCGTCGCGACCGGATGCAGCGGATCACCCTTCTCGTCCGCGCAGGCGCCCGTGCGCGACGAGTCGGGCGCCATCACCGAGACCAACGAGAGCACCGACGTCTTCGCCCTGCGGGTGGGCGACTGCCTCCTCGACGCAGGCTCGATGGACACGGAGGTCAGCGAAACCCCCACCGTCCCCTGCGCCGAGGCCCATGACTACGAGGCGTACGAGGCGCAGGACATCCCGGGCGAGGAGTTCCCCGGCGACGAGGCTGTCGCGACGCAGGCGGAGCAGGTCTGCTACGACGCCTTCACTCCGTTCGTCGGCATGTCGTATGAGGAGTCGGTGCTCAACTTCAACTACTTCGTCCCCACGGCCGCCAGCTGGGATGCGGGCGACCGCGAGATCCTCTGCCTCGTGTACGACGAGGCGGCCCAGACGACCGGGAGCCTCGCCGGCGTCGCACGCTGA
- a CDS encoding DUF4406 domain-containing protein, protein MTDSLMILIAGAYASGTDGDPVLMRRNLDRLEEAAWPIFAAGHVPMIGEWVALPVLRSAGAAGPTDPLAAEVMYPIAHRLLQRCDAVLRLPGASRGADQDVAIARERGIPVFTSLDEVPGVAAHTEVGAADRRRTDDD, encoded by the coding sequence GTGACCGATTCCCTCATGATCCTCATCGCCGGCGCCTACGCGTCGGGCACCGACGGCGACCCGGTGCTCATGCGCCGCAACCTCGACCGCCTCGAGGAGGCGGCCTGGCCGATCTTCGCGGCGGGACACGTCCCCATGATCGGCGAATGGGTGGCGCTGCCGGTGCTCCGCAGCGCCGGAGCGGCGGGTCCGACGGATCCGCTCGCCGCGGAGGTCATGTATCCGATCGCCCATCGTCTGCTCCAGCGCTGCGATGCGGTGCTGCGGCTCCCGGGTGCCTCTCGCGGCGCCGACCAGGACGTCGCGATCGCACGGGAGCGCGGCATACCGGTGTTCACATCGCTCGACGAGGTGCCCGGCGTGGCGGCGCACACCGAGGTGGGCGCCGCGGATCGCCGGCGCACGGACGACGACTGA
- a CDS encoding DeoR/GlpR family DNA-binding transcription regulator, with the protein MLAASRKDLLIERLRVEGRVVAKELAVELGVSEDSIRRDLRELDAAGLAVRVYGGAVPASPAVADYGARQSVATDSKQRIGRFAATLIEAGSTVIIDGGTTALATIRAVDPALRCTIITHSPTVAAALLHHAAEVIIIGGRLFKHSAVASGAAAVEAARAVRADRFLLGVTGIHAEAGLTTGDADEAAMKRALAERAAETFVLGSSEKIGAVSSFDVLPFEKVTGVVVDPSGAPASLDALKRRGVPLLRAV; encoded by the coding sequence ATGCTCGCTGCATCACGCAAGGACCTGCTCATCGAGCGCCTGCGGGTTGAGGGTCGCGTCGTCGCCAAGGAGCTTGCGGTGGAGCTCGGGGTGTCCGAGGACAGCATCCGACGTGACCTCCGAGAGCTGGATGCCGCCGGGCTCGCCGTCCGGGTCTACGGCGGCGCCGTCCCGGCCTCACCCGCCGTCGCCGACTACGGCGCTCGGCAGTCGGTCGCCACCGACAGCAAGCAGCGCATCGGGCGCTTCGCGGCCACGCTCATCGAGGCCGGCAGTACCGTCATCATCGACGGCGGCACGACCGCGCTCGCGACGATCCGGGCCGTGGACCCCGCGCTGCGCTGCACGATCATCACCCACAGCCCCACCGTCGCTGCGGCGCTGCTCCATCACGCCGCGGAGGTGATCATCATCGGCGGACGACTGTTCAAGCACTCCGCGGTGGCGAGCGGCGCGGCCGCGGTCGAGGCGGCGCGCGCGGTGCGGGCGGACCGCTTCCTCCTGGGGGTCACCGGCATCCACGCCGAGGCGGGCCTCACGACCGGCGACGCGGACGAGGCGGCGATGAAGCGTGCCCTCGCGGAGCGTGCCGCCGAGACGTTCGTTCTCGGGAGCTCCGAGAAGATCGGGGCGGTGTCGTCGTTCGACGTGCTCCCCTTCGAGAAGGTGACGGGAGTGGTCGTCGACCCGTCCGGTGCGCCGGCGAGCCTGGACGCGCTGAAGCGCCGCGGCGTCCCGCTGCTGCGAGCGGTGTGA
- a CDS encoding SDR family oxidoreductase has product MHASLPLLGKTALITGVSRRRGIGFAVATKLATLGAHIVIHHHRPHDLDQPWGGDDLEAVRAGIRSHLVEGARFDDIGADLRDLPSVPAVIDTATALTGRLDILVCNHAKSGDDGSILDMTPQRLDAFWEVNTRSTLLLTAEFARRHAPASDAPRRPGDAIAGDKPYAQPRGSVVWMTSGQVHGPMIGEVAYATSKAALAGITPTVAAEMLELGLVLNTVDPGPVNTGYLDADTADRSLDGLDAYLASTPFGRVGTPADPAELIAWLCGPAGGWMVGQVLTSDGGFSLG; this is encoded by the coding sequence GTGCACGCTTCGCTTCCGCTCCTCGGCAAGACGGCTCTCATCACCGGTGTCTCGCGCCGCCGCGGCATCGGTTTCGCCGTCGCGACCAAGCTCGCGACGCTCGGCGCGCACATCGTCATCCACCACCATCGCCCTCACGACCTCGACCAGCCGTGGGGCGGCGACGATCTCGAGGCCGTGCGCGCCGGCATCCGGTCGCACCTCGTCGAGGGCGCTCGCTTCGATGACATCGGCGCCGATCTGCGCGACCTCCCCAGCGTGCCCGCGGTGATCGATACCGCGACAGCGCTCACGGGACGGCTCGACATCCTCGTGTGCAACCACGCCAAGAGCGGCGACGACGGAAGCATCCTCGACATGACCCCCCAACGCCTCGACGCGTTCTGGGAGGTCAACACCCGTTCGACGCTGCTGCTCACCGCCGAGTTCGCGCGCCGTCACGCCCCGGCCTCGGATGCGCCGAGGCGCCCGGGCGACGCGATCGCCGGCGACAAGCCCTACGCCCAGCCGCGGGGGAGCGTCGTCTGGATGACGTCGGGCCAGGTCCACGGTCCGATGATCGGCGAGGTCGCCTACGCCACGAGCAAGGCCGCGCTCGCCGGCATCACCCCGACCGTGGCCGCTGAGATGCTCGAGCTCGGCCTCGTGCTCAACACGGTCGATCCGGGGCCGGTCAACACCGGCTACCTGGACGCCGACACCGCAGACCGCTCGCTCGACGGCCTCGACGCCTATTTGGCGAGCACACCGTTCGGGCGGGTCGGGACGCCCGCCGATCCGGCGGAGCTCATCGCGTGGCTGTGCGGCCCGGCGGGCGGCTGGATGGTCGGGCAGGTGCTGACGAGCGACGGCGGCTTCAGCCTCGGTTGA
- a CDS encoding helix-turn-helix domain-containing protein, producing the protein MSPAEDDGPSGVHCRLDELLAERGMTLTRLSEIVGVSVVNLSVLKNDRARAIRYSTLSAICRALDCEIGELLVRAD; encoded by the coding sequence ATGAGCCCCGCAGAGGACGACGGCCCGAGCGGGGTCCATTGCCGGCTCGACGAGCTGCTCGCCGAGCGCGGCATGACTCTGACGCGCCTGTCGGAGATCGTGGGGGTGTCGGTCGTGAACCTCTCGGTGCTCAAGAACGATCGGGCCCGCGCCATCCGCTATTCGACGCTCTCGGCGATCTGCCGCGCCCTCGACTGCGAGATCGGCGAGCTGCTCGTGCGCGCCGATTGA